From Pseudanabaena sp. PCC 6802, one genomic window encodes:
- a CDS encoding VOC family protein, which produces MELGSINHLALTVSNLQYSEDFYNFFLGFMGYEQGEKTEHLILWFSHNGVVTISPANPSSPNQNHDRYSPGLHHLAFSADSREQVDELYQKLVDRGVEILDTPAEYDYLPGYYAVYWLDPDGIKLEFVHTPNWPPTEHPDSC; this is translated from the coding sequence ATGGAACTTGGTAGCATCAACCACCTTGCTTTGACAGTATCTAATCTCCAGTATTCTGAAGATTTCTATAACTTCTTTCTAGGCTTTATGGGCTACGAGCAAGGAGAGAAAACAGAGCATCTAATTCTTTGGTTTAGTCACAATGGCGTTGTGACAATTTCTCCTGCTAATCCATCCTCTCCAAACCAAAATCACGATCGCTACTCGCCAGGGTTGCATCATTTAGCATTCAGTGCTGACAGCCGCGAGCAGGTAGACGAACTGTATCAAAAGCTTGTAGATAGAGGAGTTGAAATTCTAGATACACCAGCGGAGTACGACTACTTGCCAGGCTACTATGCCGTTTACTGGCTGGATCCAGATGGCATTAAGCTAGAATTTGTCCATACACCAAATTGGCCGCCAACAGAACACCCTGACTCGTGCTGA
- a CDS encoding FmdB family zinc ribbon protein, giving the protein MPLYEFKCDTCGVFDCFRPISEASNPLACPTCEVPARRIYSTAGLVSLSPSLRSQIGVNSEPRVVNTSDRERNNSPRSAKGRPWMLSH; this is encoded by the coding sequence ATGCCACTTTACGAATTTAAGTGCGATACCTGCGGCGTATTCGACTGCTTTCGTCCGATTAGCGAAGCTAGCAACCCTCTAGCCTGTCCGACTTGCGAGGTGCCAGCGCGTAGAATTTATTCAACCGCTGGACTAGTTTCGCTTTCCCCTTCCCTCCGCAGTCAAATTGGCGTGAATTCCGAACCGCGCGTCGTGAATACTAGCGATCGCGAGAGGAACAACAGCCCTCGCAGCGCCAAAGGCCGCCCCTGGATGCTCAGTCATTAG
- a CDS encoding IS5 family transposase has product MRRSYNTDLSNQEWEIIAPMLPKPSKWGRPPKTNMRELLNAIFYILKNGCTWQNLPHDFPPYSTVYFYWQRWERTGLLEEINRKLSQQFREKVSKEATPSLVSIDSQSVKTTESAGSRGFDGGKQIKGRKRFAMVDTLGLVVKVLVCAANIGERAGAKQLLQNLTSPLPRLEKILVDAGFSGDEITQWVNDNFGWLWEVSKRADNQKGFVVESKRWVVERTFAWLGNCRRLSKDYEFYEQMSESFIYLALIRKMLRNLATATS; this is encoded by the coding sequence ATGCGCCGATCCTATAATACCGATTTATCCAACCAAGAATGGGAAATTATCGCACCCATGCTACCCAAACCATCAAAATGGGGTAGGCCACCCAAAACAAATATGCGAGAGTTACTGAATGCCATTTTCTATATACTCAAAAATGGTTGTACATGGCAGAATCTACCCCATGACTTTCCGCCTTACTCAACGGTCTATTTCTACTGGCAAAGGTGGGAAAGAACTGGGCTACTGGAGGAGATTAATCGCAAATTGAGCCAACAATTTAGGGAAAAGGTTAGTAAAGAGGCGACCCCAAGCTTGGTGAGTATCGATAGCCAGAGTGTGAAGACAACAGAAAGTGCGGGCAGTCGAGGTTTTGATGGCGGTAAGCAAATCAAGGGCAGAAAACGCTTCGCTATGGTTGACACCTTGGGCTTAGTTGTAAAGGTGTTGGTGTGTGCAGCTAACATCGGTGAAAGAGCAGGAGCTAAGCAGTTGTTACAGAATCTCACATCTCCATTACCACGATTAGAGAAAATTCTGGTTGATGCTGGATTCTCTGGTGATGAAATCACACAATGGGTCAACGACAACTTCGGATGGCTTTGGGAAGTTAGCAAACGGGCAGACAATCAGAAAGGTTTTGTAGTGGAGTCAAAGCGTTGGGTGGTAGAGCGAACCTTTGCTTGGTTAGGTAATTGTCGTAGACTAAGCAAGGATTATGAATTTTATGAGCAAATGTCTGAATCGTTTATTTACTTGGCTTTAATCCGCAAAATGCTAAGAAATCTGGCAACTGCGACTTCCTAA
- a CDS encoding MerR family transcriptional regulator: MLKIGDFSKLGEISIKTLHHYDQMGLLTPIAIDPDSGYRYYSVKQLPRLNRILALKDLGLSLEQIRILLNENVSFEQMQGMLRLKQAELQQNIQEQQQKLMRVSMRLNQIEKEGIMPNYDVIIKKVEPIWVVSIREMLPSYYAIGSLYDELEQFLRSAGVKKWGYSLGIWHDPGYKESEVDSEAAIAIDAPIAGSDRIKVYELPGCDLAASLVHHGSYKGFREAYQNLISWIENNGYQIIGANREIYLESGPDPDNESYVTEIMFPVQKV; encoded by the coding sequence ATGCTCAAAATTGGAGATTTCTCCAAATTAGGAGAGATATCAATTAAAACTCTACATCACTACGACCAAATGGGTCTGTTGACACCGATCGCGATCGATCCAGATTCGGGCTATCGCTATTATTCTGTCAAGCAGTTGCCTCGGCTAAATCGCATCCTCGCGCTTAAAGATTTGGGGCTTTCGCTAGAGCAAATTCGCATTCTACTCAATGAAAATGTCTCTTTTGAGCAGATGCAGGGAATGCTGCGCCTCAAGCAAGCTGAGTTGCAGCAGAACATCCAGGAGCAGCAGCAAAAACTAATGCGCGTTTCCATGCGCCTCAATCAAATTGAAAAGGAAGGAATTATGCCAAACTACGATGTCATTATCAAGAAAGTCGAGCCAATTTGGGTTGTCTCAATCAGAGAGATGCTGCCGAGCTACTATGCGATTGGTTCCTTATATGACGAACTAGAACAATTTCTTCGATCTGCTGGTGTAAAGAAGTGGGGTTATTCTCTAGGGATCTGGCACGACCCTGGGTATAAAGAGAGCGAGGTTGACAGTGAAGCCGCGATCGCGATCGATGCACCAATAGCGGGAAGCGATCGCATTAAAGTATACGAACTACCAGGCTGCGATCTCGCGGCAAGTCTCGTCCACCACGGTAGCTATAAGGGTTTCCGCGAGGCTTATCAGAATTTGATTAGTTGGATTGAAAATAACGGCTATCAAATTATTGGTGCGAACCGAGAGATCTACCTAGAATCCGGCCCCGATCCTGACAATGAATCCTACGTTACGGAAATAATGTTTCCGGTTCAGAAAGTTTAA
- the fmdA gene encoding formamidase, giving the protein MPETLFKVDLNKPLTEQELVGHNRWHPDIPAIVSVNPGAVFRIECKDWTDGQISNNDSADDVRDVDLSVVHVLSGPIYVNGAEPGDILVVDLLDVGTLSDYEWGFTGLFARENGGGFLTDHFPIAQKAIWDIQGIYASSRHIPDVKFAGIPHPGLIGCAPSHELLATWNKREAELFATNPERVPPLAALPNPKNAILGSLTGAEYERVAREAARTVPPREHGGNCDIKNLSKGSRIYFPVYVEGAKLSMGDIHFSQGDGEISFCGAIEMAGYIDLHVDLIKGGVEKYGLTNPIFKPGPVEPRYSEYLVFEGISVDEFTGKQYYLDAHVAYRRACLNAIEYFKKFGYTGEQIYLLLGAAPCEGRISGIVDIPNACCTIAVPTAIFERNILPT; this is encoded by the coding sequence ATGCCTGAGACTTTATTTAAGGTTGACTTGAATAAACCACTTACGGAGCAGGAGCTAGTCGGACACAATCGCTGGCATCCCGATATTCCAGCAATTGTTTCTGTGAATCCTGGAGCTGTATTTCGGATTGAATGTAAGGATTGGACAGATGGACAAATTAGTAATAATGATAGTGCGGATGACGTACGAGATGTCGATCTGAGCGTCGTGCACGTTTTGAGCGGCCCAATTTATGTCAACGGGGCTGAACCAGGTGATATATTGGTTGTCGATCTTCTTGATGTTGGTACTCTCTCTGACTATGAATGGGGCTTTACAGGTTTGTTCGCAAGAGAGAATGGTGGGGGATTTCTCACCGACCACTTCCCCATTGCCCAAAAAGCGATTTGGGACATTCAAGGTATTTATGCGTCATCGCGCCACATCCCGGATGTTAAATTTGCGGGGATTCCACACCCAGGCTTAATTGGCTGCGCGCCTTCACACGAGTTACTGGCAACGTGGAATAAACGAGAAGCAGAACTATTTGCCACTAATCCAGAGCGAGTTCCACCCTTGGCCGCTTTGCCAAATCCTAAAAACGCGATTTTAGGTTCCCTCACGGGTGCGGAGTATGAGAGAGTTGCTCGGGAAGCTGCTCGTACAGTACCACCACGCGAGCATGGCGGCAATTGCGACATCAAGAATCTGTCCAAGGGTTCGCGCATCTACTTCCCCGTCTACGTGGAAGGAGCCAAGCTGTCAATGGGAGATATTCACTTTTCTCAGGGCGATGGAGAGATCTCCTTCTGCGGCGCGATCGAGATGGCTGGGTATATAGATCTGCATGTAGATTTAATCAAGGGTGGCGTAGAAAAATATGGATTGACAAATCCAATTTTTAAACCAGGTCCGGTCGAACCGCGTTATTCCGAATACCTTGTCTTTGAAGGTATCTCTGTCGATGAGTTTACAGGCAAGCAATATTATCTGGACGCGCATGTGGCTTACCGCCGTGCCTGTCTAAATGCTATTGAGTATTTCAAGAAATTTGGCTATACGGGCGAGCAGATTTATCTGCTGCTGGGTGCAGCCCCCTGTGAAGGTCGCATTAGCGGCATTGTCGATATTCCCAATGCTTGCTGCACGATCGCAGTTCCTACTGCCATCTTCGAACGTAATATCCTGCCAACCTGA